From Epinephelus lanceolatus isolate andai-2023 chromosome 23, ASM4190304v1, whole genome shotgun sequence:
gagacaacAGATTTTCAGTTTGATGATTTTACTGGAAACACTTCAGAACTTTAAATGAAAACTCTGTCCATCACAGAGCGAGGACTCTGCGCATAGCATCGCCCACTTCCTGTGAAAAGAAACTCACATTTGCAGCGCAGGAGTGGAACATGTTTCGGACCCCTTTGCACATTTCAAACAACAGCTGACCTGCTCCCTCTGCCTTGTCGGGGTGCTGCTGCAGGTCTGAAAACACATGACTCAGCAGGGCGTCAAGATCTGGAACCTGTGTTACACAACGACACATCATTGAAATCAAAAACGCCGACACTAAAATACTGCTCAACACAAAAATGTGCTAGAAAGGCTAATGTTTGACATCTGCTCACACAAATAACTCACCTTCCTCATCAGAAAAGAGAAGCTCTCTGCTGCAAACTTGCGGATGTGCTCTTTCTTGTGCTCCAACAGTGCACTGTATAAACTATGGAGTGAAAAGAGGTATTAATATCACCCTAAAGTGATGTGCACGCTTCACCTTTCACTCCAAGAACACAGAGTCTGATTCCATCTTTCCTCACCTGTAGATGTTGGTCATGTCCTTCACCATGACCCTCCATAGGTACTTGTAGAGGTAGGAGAGACAGGTGAAAGCCCACTCCAGCACTTCTGTGTCCTTGGTGTCCAGCAGCGAGGTGATCAGAACGAAGAAGTCGGGGAAGTGGGGGTAGAAGTCAGTCTGTAGGTCTCTGGCCAGCTGCACCACCAGGCTGTAGGAAGAGACGGAGGAGAGATACAGTAAgtgcagctcagctcagctcgtAATTCCACAGTTTTTTCAGTACACAAAATGGCACTTACTCCAGCAGTGGCTGATAGGCCAGACTGTCCTTGACAGCCAGGTGCTTTTTGAGACACTCTACAATCGTCTTCTGATGGAAAACCAGCATATTGAATGACTGGCTCTGGTTGGACACCTCTTTTAGAAATGTAGCTGTGGAGGAAAGATTTTACACTGgttacaaacacacagcatctttctttgtgtttagtgATAACCAAACTAAATTTGTGTCTACAGGTAGCAAGTTGTGTGGTATTTCTACATACTGAAATGCTCCGTCAAGTTGAGGTCTCTCCATTTTGTCAGTCCTTCACAGAAGTATGTTTCTACGTCCTGCGTAAGGAGCAAACAAGTCAGTCAGATGCAAACCATATAAATGTGAGGAACCATTTTGTTGTCACATTCACTGACTGTACAAACCTCTGCATAAGATCCAGTCCTGTCTATACGGTGGATGACATCTATGTTGACATTGGCAAGTCTTTCAGCAAAAGTGAGAAACTGAAAGAGACATATATAAAGGGTTTATGATCTGCTAGAGCTGTGAGACAACCAGTCTACACATGATTTTGACGTGATATGGGACTTCAGGTCATATGACATGTTTCCATAATTTATTAAACAGTGCAGTCTaagttaaataaaatttaatccCTCTGCTTGTTTGGTCATAACCTGCATATAAAACACGACAAACGTTCACTCtacagttgtgtttttatcccCTGAGTCTCTGTTAGCATGCTGCACAAAGTTTGGACTCTCACCCTGTAGGTGTTCTCAGATTTGTGATACGAAGACTTGGATTTAATCTTCATCTTCGCCTCGTTGCTTGACACGTTATTATTTGTATTCCGAAGCTCGTCGTGTGATTTAAATGACTCATGAAACCTAAAGTTTGCTTCTTCGCTTAACTAAAACTGTTTACACACACGCCGACACTAGGGAGCAGCCATGTTGGgcaatgcattgtgggaaaAGTTTTACTCCGCGTGGTGAGCGAAGAGAAGCgtagagcagagagagaaatcttGCTTCCTTTCCGCCTTCGTTTGAGGTCTCACGCCTGCCTGCTTCCGGCTTCGTTTATATTCGTTAAGCTATACCTACGGGCCATATAAGAGCATGAAGCTAAATACCATGTTTGAATAcggtaaaaataaaacaacaataagacgtatttttttcagtatttcactTTCTACGTATCGCTATGGCTCTTGTGATTAATACAAGATTTGTTACCAACAGCGCCATTTTAAGCTAGCTTCTCAGTTGTCTTTTGGAGGAATACCTTAGACTTAGCTaattaaatttgaaaaactctgtTATTTTGTTGTTAATAAACATCTGCAGTAAATGTCATATGAGTATTTGACTTTATTCAACAATACAATGTACAAAAAAGTCAGGTGGACGACAATACAGGAGAGCTGAAAACAAAGTGCAGTGAAAGGTGAACAAAAATGGACAGGAAATAATTTTGATATCAATACATATGTGTTCAGAATTcttatgataaataatgtaaGAATTgagattagaaaaaaaatcaacaacaaaatacaaaccaAAACAGTCTTAAACACTGAGTTAAATTCAATCAAAAAACAATGGAAAGAAGGTTGTGAATCTAAGATCTTCTGTTTAGCACTCACCATTGACAAAAAtaccagaaaataagaaattattcatttaattcaaCAATTTTTAATAGCTGATTTATAATGATCAAATATTTGATTTATAGAAGAGTTGATTTATAGATAGAGAATAAGCATATACTATTATTATAGatgctactgactattttacaaaaaggaaaaagtgaACATGACAGTGATGGGTTTGCtttttttcaagggcatatatagcaaatggcactgtttttaatttcagtgaGAGTTCTTCTTTGATCACAGGCATATTTTCAAGGTGGCATTCATTCATGggggcccattctccacccaacacgTTGTTAGAGGGCCCattctctctatgggccccgcTCCCTGTGAGCCCCAGTGCAACCCCACCTACGGCACTGTCTATACTTACGCCCCTTACAAGTTAATGTCCTTCATCTGGTGTAGAGTAGTTCAGTTTGATCCAATATCTTCAAGTTTAACTGTTTTATTGCCACACAGCGGGCTGCTTTTGAAGAGTAATTTATTCAcatcagaaaaaatatatttgcccTTATTTTCCTGAATTAACAAGATAATAACAGTCTTGTAAAATCAGAAAGAatagatttttttcatgaaaacttttctcataattctgagataattttgttaataaaaaaaaaacagattttttttctcaagtgaaTTCATTAGCCTACACTTCtgtagttttttttcctcactttaCTACATTTTTCCTGTAAGtaaaccacacacagacacacacaccctcatacCTGTTAGGTGGTGTTGGACATGACTCAGGACCTGTGAGGCCAAAACGTCATCTGTGGTATTTTTTCGCATCATAAAGCCTGGAACAAGACCTACTGGACTATCAGCTGACCATGGTGGAACCAAAAATGCGGTGCTCCTAATTGTACTacacagagatgaaaaaaatgtgaagcATTCACGTCATCTATCTTGCTGATTACTTCATGTCCCATGTCAGTTTGACCCAGCAAAAATGATTAATGGGATCAAGAGAGAATACCACACAGAGGCTAAAACACCCATGTGTGTAGAGAGGGCAAGTTGTTCAATAGAATTCTGACACAAAACGCTTTCTAAATCCACAAAATCTAGTATCACAAATTTCTAAACCTTTCCTACATTCCCTGAATTATCAATTAAACCACAGTTTACTCAAATGCTGCCTCCCCTCTATTATTACTAAATTGTGTACATTTCTGAGGTCTGTTATAGCACATATAATACGGGAAACTTTTTGCCTgatagttaaaaaacaaacacacagtttgtGGAGACCATTTCCTGGCACAGAGAGATTATCAGCAACTAAACCAAAATGTGGTCAGTTAGTAGAAATGTGTGCAGGGGTGTTTCTtccttttattttatacttttatcTCTACTTGTATTGTCTCAGATCACTCCACTTGAGCACTTTTTGTGAGTGTTAAAGCACATATAAAAAGTGTGAATATTGCAAAGATATTTTAGGTACAAGTGAAAGACAGGGAATCTTAAAAAAGGttcataaaaactaaactgtgGTCACCAAGTGGGAGCTGATAGGACAAATATGGAGGAAGCTGACGTGGAATTACTTGTAGGCCTTTTGGGAagagtcagtcagtgtgcgtgtgtgtgtgtgggtctgaaGTCTGAACTGATGATAGGTTAATCCTGTGGTCAGGTGAACAATTCATTCTCCTCTCCTGTTGACTCCACATGTACCTGCCTGGAAtgctctcttacacacacacacacacacacacacagatacacacatataAAAGGTTTCGGTCCGTGCTCCTGCTCTCAGCTCAGTGTTGAGTGAGACGGTGATGTATCAAGACTTCCATTCATCCACAGGGGATCTGTTTCTCCAACACATGGAACAGTTTGAGTAACTTTCTGAGAAGTTTTATTTCTAGTTTTGGTCTGACCTCTGCCAAAATGCCAGGAGACTCTCAGGTTGCTGGCTCCTTCATGATAGCAGACTATGTGGTGTTTGCTTTCATGCTCCTGGTGTCTGCTGCCGTCGGGGTCTACTTTGCCTGGGCGGACAGAAGCCAGCGAAGCTCAGGGGACTTCCTAATGGGGGGTCGAAGACTGACGGCCCTGCCTGTCTCCCTGTCCCTGACTGCCAGCTTCATGTCAGCCATCACGGTGCTATCCAACCCAGCCGAGGTAAGGTTATTCCCAAGACACACATTGAAAAACCATCTCTCCTGAAAAGTCATTGTGTGTCTGATTGAGTTTTAATGCAAGAAAACTTTTTAGTGGGATGAGATACATCACTTCTCCCAATGCAGTTTCCCTGATCCTTCTAGTTAATCAGATTATAAAAGAGAATTCATGGGCACATAATTGCAAACTGTGCTTACTACAAAATAAGACACTTTCAGTTTCCTGTAGATGACATTGCCAGAATCATTGAAAACATCACTAACTCATATTATTATGAACTGTAGGTGTACCGCTACGGAGCCTGTATTGGATTTTATGGTCTCTCCTATATAATGACGATGGTGGTCACATCTGAAATCTTTCTCCCAGTCTTTTACAGGCTGGCCATCACCAGCACATATGAGGTGAGTGTGGTTTGGTTTTTAGATTagtgtgtgggtttgtgtggCTTTTCTTGACTGCTTATGTCTCACTCCAAAGAGCACGTCCTTGTCATGGTGTGAAGTTGATATGGCTTTGCTCCAGTGGGTATGTTGAAATGGAGTTAGGTGCAGGTAAGGTGACACGGATTGGGCGTCAGAGCTCTCTTATTTTGCACATTATATAGAAATGTCCTCTtcaaacagagtgagactgcctGTTTGCGTAGTTCTACATCAGCAGAAGCGGGTTGTTAATGGTGTGCAGGTCTGCATGCTACTGTATAGTTTAAgcttaaaggaagacttcaccCCCAAAACtattatttgtatatcagttactcactttGCGTTATGTCCAACTCAGgaagaaaattttgtttttcttacatgcctcctcggtgaacgaagaatccaaaaactgagaaaattcttgatgaattgaagtaattGGGGgccgtgtttaacaacagcaaaactatatcaaaacattcatttacaaactcacaTGATTTGTGCATTATTACCCAAGTCTCAAAAATCCAGTCATATGCTGAGTAATACCCAAACACAagtattttcactaaaaccatGTATtatctgtaaccgcttatcctattCAAAACCGTAGTGGGAGCTTGAGCCTGTCTCACCTGATaatgggtgagaggcagggtacaatctggacaggttgccagactatcacagggctgacacatagaaccTGACAACCATTcccacctacgggcaatttagaatgaccaattaacctaacatgcatgtctttggCTTGTTGCTGAcatgggaagaacatgcaaactcaacaCAGAAGGGCGCCAGCctgaaaccctcttgctgtgctaaccactgcaccacagtgCCGCACAAATCGTTTAAAccttacaatttaaaacacttctgcatacAGTCTGGTGCACAAAGAAGTAGCGTCTAGCCCAGGAACAATTTGGGGTCACCCAGAAAGAGGTGGacagcattgctggggagaaggacgtctggaatgctttgcacagcctgctgcccccggcttcggataagcggttgaaaatggatggatgatcaTTTGTTGGGTGCAGTCCTTtaaggaggaggaagataaagcacAACACCTACTGTATGCTCtattaaaaattttttttcctctattgTAATATTAGTTAATTTTATGGTGGAAGCTCTGTCGCTGTGTTTCTCTCCAAATAAGTAAGATGGATTGCTGAGAGGTTTTGGCTCACAGGCAAAGTGTGTTTTAACTCTGATTCTTTGTCCATTTTTCAGATTTTGGGCAGCAAGTTAGGGTGATTTAGAGGCAGTCCAGGAGTAGACATGAATAATGGTAGATAGAGGGTGGTAGATATCAGATCAAGCACTGCACCTTAAGGTATCCTTGGATCCAAAGTAGGCAGAGGTAAAAAGAGCCCAGTGGTGAATGTGGTGACAGGGTAATATCTTCTCGAATTATCATGCAAAAAAAGTGCAGTTTGTTCCAGTAATGACCTGATATATACTGTctgttcctctctgtctctgctaaGTACCTGGAGCTGCGTTTCAGCAGAGCAACCCGACTGCTGGGAACTGCGCTCTTCATTGTTCAGACAGTGAGTAAGAAACCAGTCAACACATACTAACAAAGCTTTGACCTGAGAGTTTTACACAGCAAATCTGACACTCGAAGGTCACTGGTGTCTGTATTATAACTCTCGCAGATCCTCTACACTGGAATCGTCATTTATGCCCCAGCTCTTGCTTTAAACCAAGGTATgttggtttcagctcacagcgGTCAGATTCATTAAACATTCCTAGATGAGGGCACTTGAAGTTGCTAGGCTGGTTGCTCAGTTGAGTATGTCTGAAACCGTGCCTCTCTCTGCAGTGACTGGGATGGATCTGTGGGGTGCAGTTATTTCCACAGGCGTGGTCTGCACCTTTTACTGCACAATGGTATGTAACGAAATCTGCTCAAATGAGTCCTGCTgagcacaaaaataaaatgtaatacatgTCTTAATTATGTGGCAAGTTTTGACATTACTGGATCTATTTGTGTTCTGCAGGGGGGTCTAAAGGCGGTGGTGTGGACAGATGTGTTTCAGGTagagaaaaacaacataacAAGTGGTTGGTATGGCACCACTGCTACAATTCCTTCAGATTACTGTGCACGTGTCATACTTTTTCATGGTTCCTAGTGACAGTGTTGTTGTTCCCCCTCCAGCTTGGTGTCATGCTTGCAGGCTTCCTATCTGTCATCATCAGGTCTGTGGTCCTACAAGGTGGCATCATCCCCATCATTTCAGATTCACAACAAGGAGGAAGAGTCAACTTTATGGAGTGAGTATGTGCCCAAATATAACGTTGAATGGCTCTGTTTAAGAGTAGGAAGAGAATAAACACTCAAACGGAAAGGTACATGTCGATACACCATGATAGTACTagtattttctttaaaatacaGTGCTGTCCTTCGAGCTGTGAGGAACAATCTGTTGCGCTTATGGTGCTGAAACTTTTAAACCCCTTtgttcagtctgtctctccatggtgctgaaacatTTAATCCCAAATTGTGTCCTAAATCAGAGGCTGTACCTATCCTTTAAAGACTGCATTTCTACACCAAATACAAGTTGCATGAATGAATTTGGAGAGGACAAAAGGTGGATCCTTTCAGCGCTCAGTATCTCATAAACATCTTTACCAATGGTGTAGCAAGTCCCTGAATTTAGATGTCTGATGAAACAATTGTGGCAACAATCTTGTAACTGAAATTCAAAATGTCTCCCTCTTCCATTTCCCTAGCTTTGACACAAACCCTCTGAGGAGACACACTTTTTGGACCATAACCGTCGGAGGGACATTTGTCTGGGTCAGTATCTATGGCATCAACCAGGCCCAGGTTCAGAGATACATCTCCTGCAAGAGCATCACACATGCCAGACTGTGAGTCCTGTTTTAGCAGGAGAGACATGTGATAGGGTAGAAATCTCTGCAATATTGGCTCCTTTGGCTCTTTGTTGGCATATTTCTCATATTTCTATGGAAAACAATCAACGACTAACTTCAGGTGTACCACTGCTCATTTATCAATCATACAGGGGTTAGTGCATTTTTTTGTCTATGTGCTTTGTTACTCTGAGAGTGTTCCTTCCTTTATTTTCAGATCTCTGTACATCAACCTGTTGGGCCTGTGCGCCATCTTGCTGTGCTCAGTGTTTGCAGGAATGTGTCTCTTCTCAGTCTTTAAGAACTGTGACCCATGGACCGCTGGACTGGTTTCTGCTCCCGATCAGGTAtaagggagactttttacacaaacttccattGACAAAATGGTTTccagtttcaattatagtaataaaacgcTTGTTCAACGAAAAATAAcccctctgttttcattccttaaagggtcattctgactgataatcaTATAATATCTGTAATACCGTGATACCACAATATTTGCTGGGACAGTTATCTTACTGTTAAAATCTTAAAGTTATGGATATAATCCTAGCTCTCTCATTAGCATGAATGAGTGTCTcacctagtctgagtgggcggaattTCGCTGCATAGGTCAGCCTCTCATTggacgagccacccgctgaagtcccgccctaccacctccggttgtgtagcagttttcaaccgttttcaacacgtcctttactaacttttgcggtgtttgatcttacggggatgtagccatttttctgccatggttcgcgtcctgtaggcgatatttttgtgggcgtgttacaccaaaacctgtttccccccggcaatatttttgtaagcgcaccgttgctgtggcaccgcccagaacgattgtgattggttgaaagaaatacaagcagctggggcgtttttttctccaatcttaaagtgagagtcggcccagccagacctttcttttcttgagaaaggtctggtgagcgagactagtctCACCAGACCACCCTCCTTGCTACGGAAGCGAGGAAGAGGTGAGCTTGTTTTGAATGACGACTTACCCTATGCCAGCCCAATATATAGGAGGAGGGTGCCATCCCCTCCTGACATATGTGTCACTAGTACCAGCCAGTTAGGGCTGGCGTAATGTTATTTGAGCTTCTGGTGAGGTCACACAAGAGGCGTTCCCCATAATGAGACACTCACTCGTGCTTATCAGAGAACCGGGGTTATACCggggttatatatatatatgtatacataacCTTAACTTAGCTTCTTTTTAACATCTAAGCCAGGTTTATGTTATGCATGTGGCAATGGAGTatatatgtttgtatgtatgaa
This genomic window contains:
- the slc5a8 gene encoding sodium-coupled monocarboxylate transporter 1; the encoded protein is MPGDSQVAGSFMIADYVVFAFMLLVSAAVGVYFAWADRSQRSSGDFLMGGRRLTALPVSLSLTASFMSAITVLSNPAEVYRYGACIGFYGLSYIMTMVVTSEIFLPVFYRLAITSTYEYLELRFSRATRLLGTALFIVQTILYTGIVIYAPALALNQVTGMDLWGAVISTGVVCTFYCTMGGLKAVVWTDVFQLGVMLAGFLSVIIRSVVLQGGIIPIISDSQQGGRVNFMDFDTNPLRRHTFWTITVGGTFVWVSIYGINQAQVQRYISCKSITHARLSLYINLLGLCAILLCSVFAGMCLFSVFKNCDPWTAGLVSAPDQLMPYLVMDILGNHPGLPGLFVAAAYSGSLSTVSSSINALAAVTVEDLIKPYTNMSEKHLSWISKGMSLSYGVLCIGMAGLASLMGGILQAAISIFGIIGGPLLGVFTLGILCPFANSKGALSGLVSGLAVALWVGIGAQIYPPPPEMTRPLSLTTEGCNFTTTDSINFTSTVLPTQPTSINTAPVHDIDAKPLLANSWYSLSYLYFSPIGTLITISVGLLVSLITGGLKLRAESKLTLKKEDTSLYHLFRCFKDRVMRRELNLTRDREKKTGSTNPAFCDVELDLTKGSIPT